The following are encoded together in the Halomonas halophila genome:
- the msrB gene encoding peptide-methionine (R)-S-oxide reductase MsrB: MRKKVEKSEAEWREQLTPEQYHVTREKGTERPFSGDYGTTDEHGIYHCVCCHAPLFENEHKFNAGCGWPSFDRPLASGCVEQQADSSHGMQRVEVICARCDAHLGHVFPDGPQETTGQRYCINSVAIDFHPGE, from the coding sequence ATGCGCAAGAAGGTAGAGAAGAGCGAGGCCGAATGGCGTGAACAGCTCACCCCCGAGCAGTATCACGTGACCCGAGAGAAAGGCACCGAACGCCCCTTCTCGGGCGACTACGGAACCACCGACGAACACGGCATCTATCACTGCGTGTGCTGCCACGCGCCGCTGTTCGAGAACGAGCACAAGTTCAACGCCGGCTGCGGCTGGCCGAGCTTCGACCGCCCCCTGGCCAGCGGCTGCGTGGAACAGCAGGCGGACTCCAGCCACGGCATGCAGCGCGTCGAGGTGATCTGCGCCCGCTGCGATGCCCACCTCGGCCACGTCTTCCCCGACGGCCCGCAGGAGACCACCGGCCAGCGCTACTGCATCAACTCGGTGGCCATCGACTTCCACCCCGGCGAATAG